Proteins found in one Brachypodium distachyon strain Bd21 chromosome 5, Brachypodium_distachyon_v3.0, whole genome shotgun sequence genomic segment:
- the LOC100844041 gene encoding uncharacterized protein LOC100844041 produces MMKFDALSVLSNDYMKEQIAGDKLCKLVSKRKKLPHRALDMWKYDRMHQKDIFSEPMVHGMCTKLHNTYKAEFPRIPREANAEIPQKVAAQVAAQIPREVSPFDLNEIAQEVAQIAQEAAAQEEAAQEEVVVQIAQEEIAPFDLNEIAPEAAAQEEAAQDMDVQEEAAQDLDAQEEANAQEHAKAELTNEQRHAVYFALEVIRTRDGEIQAQDKYLIAALLDTSVLTVERIWAKALAQIARGEEVDVSNKKKGNVGRKKKDLDLPRVLTIPLNKRKTIRSLAKSLGVCHSTLHQRFMLGDLKRHRSNLKPSMTDANKIKRLQFCISMLDDDGLATPCPFFKKMDNVVHIDEKWFYMTQISNNYYLLPGEPRPLRTVQNKNSIGKLCS; encoded by the exons ATGATGAAATTCGATGCTCTATCAGTGCTCTCCAATGA CTATATGAAGGAACAAATTGCTGGCGACAAACTATGTAAGTTGGTTTCCAAAAGGAAGAAGCTACCCCACAGAGCATTGGATATGTGGAAATATGACAGGATGCACCAAAAGGACATCTTCTCTGAACCTATGGTACACG GAATGTGCACTAAACTACATAACACCTACAAGGCTGAGTTCCCTCGGATTCCTCGAGAAGCTAATGCTGAGATTCCTCAAAAAGTTGCTGCTCAAGTTGCTGCTCAAATTCCTCGAGAAGTTTCTCCTTTTGATTTGAATGAGATTGCTCAAGAAGTTGCTCAGATTGCTCAAGAAGCTGCTGCTCAAGAAGAAGCCGCTCAAGAAGAAGTTGTTGTCCAGATTGCTCAAGAAGAAATTGCTCCTTTTGATTTGAATGAGATTGCTCCAGAAGCTGCTgctcaagaagaagctgctcaagatatggatgttcaagaagaagctgctcaagatttGGATgctcaagaagaagctaatGCTCAAGAACATGCAAAAGCAGAATTGACAAATGAGCAAAGGCATGCTGTCTACTTTGCTTTGGAGGTAATCAGGACTAGAGATGGAGAAATTCAAGCACAGGACAAGTATCTAATTGCAGCCTTGCTGGATACAAGTGTGCTGACTGTTGAGAGAATATGGGCCAAAGCCCTGGCACAGATTGCACGAGGTGAAGAAGTTGACGTATCAAATAAGAAGAAAGGTAATGTTGGCCGAAAAAAGAAAGACCTGGATCTACCAAGGGTACTCACAATACCACTCAACAAAAGAAAGACCATTCGGAGTCTAGCAAAATCATTGGGTGTGTGCCACTCAACCTTACACCAAAGGTTCATGCTGGGCGATTTGAAACGACACAGAAGTAATTTAAAGCCTTCGATGACAGACGCAAACAAGATTAAGAGACTACAATTTTGCATCTCGATGCTTGACGATGATGGCTTGGCAACTCCTTGCCCTTTCTTCAAGAAAATGGACAATGTCGTCCACATCGATGAAAAGTGGTTCTACATGACCCAAATAAGCAACAACTACTATCTTCTTCCTGGTGAACCACGACCATTGCGCACAGTGCAGAATAAGAACAGCATTGGCAAGTTATGTTCTTGA